Part of the Deltaproteobacteria bacterium genome is shown below.
GCCGCATTGATTTTCGCGGCTGGGGCGGTCCTGGCCCTGTCCGCCCTTCTCTGGTTGGCCACCGCGCGCGATTTGAAAGACCCGCCCCGACCCCTTTCGTCCGTTTTCGGCGGGGTGGAAAAGCTAAGGGTGCTGGACAGGTTCGGAATCCCCCTTTCAACCACTTACAGGAACTCCTATAACATCCACGATTACGCGTATCTGCATGAAATTCCGCAGCTTTTGCAGCAGGCCTTCATAATGGCCGAGGACCGCCGCTTTTATTCGCACAAGGGAGCGGACTGGGCGGCCCGGTTCAATGCCGCGTTTCAGAATCTGCTGGCGTTAAAGGTCGTGCGGGGGGCCTCCACCATCACCGAGCAGACCGCCCGGCTCGTGAACCCCAGGCCAAGGGGCCTGTGGAGCCGCTGGCTATACGCCTTCGAGGCGGGGCGCATGGAAAAATCCTCCTCCAAGGCTGAAATCCTGGAGTTTTATTTGAACGAGGTGCCCTTTGCCGGGAACCGCCGGGGAGTGGCCCAGGCGGCCCGTTTCTACTTCAACCGCGACCTTGCGACCCTTTCGGTGAAGGAAAGCCTGGCCCTGGCCGTCATGGCCCGGTCGCCGTCAAGGCTCTCGCCCCACAGGAACCCGGCTGCCGCTGACGCCGCCATAGCGCGCCTCGCTTCCGCCATGAAAAGGGCCGGGCTTCTTACGGAAGATGAGGCTGGGCAGGCGGAATCGGAAGTTCTCTCCCCGGCCTTTCCGGGGCTTTCTGTCTCGGCCTTTCATTTCGCCGAACGGGTGCTTGGGGAAAATCCTCCCACGCGCGGCAAGGCGACGGAAATCCGGACCACCCTGGATTCCGGGCTCCAGGACTTCTGCCAGAAGCTCCTGGACCAAAGCGTGGCAAGGCTTGCTTCGCGGGACGTGGGAAACGCGGCGCTTCTGGTGGCGGACCATGAAACCAGCGAGGTCCTGGCCTACGTGGTCTCCGGCAACGGCGAGGATGAAAACGCGCCCTCCGCCAGGATGGACGCGGTGACGGCTCTCCGGCAGCCGGGCTCGGCTTTAAAGCCCTTTGCCTACGCCCTGGCCCTGGAAAGGGGCTGGACCCCGGAAACCATCATAGTGGACGAGCCCATGAGCGAGAAGGTGGGACGGGGAATCCACCGGTTCAAAAACTACAGCCGCACCCATTACGGGCCGCTGACGCTAAGGGAGGCTCTTGGAAACTCCTTGAACATCCCGGCCATCAAGACCGTTCAGTTCACGGGGGTGGGGGATTTTCTGGCCGCGCTGAAAAGCATAGGCTTTTCGGATCTGTCCGGGGACGCCCTCTACTACGGCGCGGGCCTGGTATTAGGCGACGGCGAAGTCTCCCTGTGGCAGATGGTTTCGGCCTACGCGGCCCTTGGGCGCATGGGCGAGTTCCGGCCCCTTGTAACGGTTTCTGGAAGGGCGCGCGGGGCGGCTCGCAGGGTCTTTTCCCAAAAGGCTGCGGAAGATATCGCGCTCATCCTCTCGGACCCCAACGCGCGGACCCGCGAGTTCGGAAGCGGCGGGGTGCTGGAATTTCCGGTGGAGACGGCGGTCAAGACCGGGACGTCCTCCG
Proteins encoded:
- a CDS encoding transglycosylase domain-containing protein; translated protein: MKVASKIFRLRFFRFRAALIFAAGAVLALSALLWLATARDLKDPPRPLSSVFGGVEKLRVLDRFGIPLSTTYRNSYNIHDYAYLHEIPQLLQQAFIMAEDRRFYSHKGADWAARFNAAFQNLLALKVVRGASTITEQTARLVNPRPRGLWSRWLYAFEAGRMEKSSSKAEILEFYLNEVPFAGNRRGVAQAARFYFNRDLATLSVKESLALAVMARSPSRLSPHRNPAAADAAIARLASAMKRAGLLTEDEAGQAESEVLSPAFPGLSVSAFHFAERVLGENPPTRGKATEIRTTLDSGLQDFCQKLLDQSVARLASRDVGNAALLVADHETSEVLAYVVSGNGEDENAPSARMDAVTALRQPGSALKPFAYALALERGWTPETIIVDEPMSEKVGRGIHRFKNYSRTHYGPLTLREALGNSLNIPAIKTVQFTGVGDFLAALKSIGFSDLSGDALYYGAGLVLGDGEVSLWQMVSAYAALGRMGEFRPLVTVSGRARGAARRVFSQKAAEDIALILSDPNARTREFGSGGVLEFPVETAVKTGTSSDYHDSWAMGYNFRYTAGVWMGNLSRKPMQRVTGSVGPGLVLRAVFARLAEGGDTRPLAASAKGRDSSGAGDGGENAVKAAPAAVPGRARPSSAFSGKPFDPEGISLDRPFDGLKIAEDPRIPDQLEFYDFRLSGVKPAEPVAWNIDGAVFRSKGSRFSWQVKKGRHAVSASVRRPTGKTEKTLTVDFEVR